TGCCGCTTCAACCTGGTCTTTACGGGTGATGTGCTGGCCGGGGATGCCGAAGGCGCTGGCCAGAACGAGGAAATCGGGGTTATCGGTCAGGGTGGTTTCGCTGTAACGCTCCTGGAAGAAGAGCTGCTGCCACTGGCGCACCATGCCTAAACGTTGGTTATCCAGCAGCACGATTTTCACCGGCAGCTGCTTACGCTTGATGGTGCCCAGCTCCTGGACGTTCATCATGAAGGAGCCATCACCGGAGACACAGATCACCGTATCCTCCGGGCGTGCCACCTGGGCACCTACGGCGGCTGGCAAGCCGAAGCCCATGGTGCCTAAGCCGCTTGAGGTGATGAAGTTTTCCGGGCGCGTGTAGGTCATGTGCTGGGCCGACCACATCTGATGTTGACCCACGTCGGTGGTCACTACGCTGTCCGCCGGTTTGCGATCCGACAGCTGTTTCAGCAGCAACGGGGCATAGATGGCGTCACCCGGATGGTCGTAGCGCCAGGCATGTTCCCGGCGCATCTCTGCCGCGTGCTGACGCCACGCGTCGATCGCTAAAGGCTGCTGTAAAGCAGGCAGCAGCGCATTGAGATCGCCCTGCAAGGCCACGTGCGCCTGACGGAGCTTATTCATCTCTGCCGGGTCGATATCCATATGAATGACTTTGGCATTCGGTGCGAAGGTGTTCAGCTTGCCGGTTACGCGGTCATCAAAACGCGCGCCCACGGCGATCAGCAAATCACACTCCTGCACGGCGAGGTTGGCGGCTTTGGTGCCGTGCATCCCCAGCATGCCGAGATAGTACGGATAGTGGGCATCCACCGCACCCAGCCCTTTCAACGTGCAGGCGGCTGGCATTTTGGTGGTGGCGATAAATTCACGCAGGGCAGGAACCGCCTGCGCCATCCCCACACCGCCGCCTACATACAGGATCGGCTTTTGCGCGTGGGCCAGCATCTGGCTGGCTTCGCTGACTTCGGCGAACGGGAACGCATCGTCATTTTCAACGGTGGAGAAGTGTGGTTCGAGATCGCCCAACGCAACCTGAATATCTTTCGGGATATCAACCAGAACCGGGCCAGGACGGCCTGAGTTTGCCACCTCAAAGGCTTCCGCCATGACGCGCGGCAGCTCTTCCAGGGATTGCACGAGGAAGCTGTGTTTCGTGCAAGCCAGTGACAAACCGAGAACGTCCACTTCCTGGAAAGCATCGGTCCCGATGAAGGGAGAAGCAACCTGGCCAGTGATGGCGACAACGGGAACGGAATCAAGCAGCGCGTCAGCCAGGCCGGTGATCAGATTGGTTGCGCCCGGGCCGGAGGTCGCCATGCAGACGCCTGTTTTTCCGGTTGCACGTGCATAACCAATGGCCGCCATCGCCGCGCCCTGCTCGTGCCGGCACAACAGATGTTCCACGCCGCCGTCATACAATGCATCGTAAATCGGCATAATCGCGCCGCCCGGGTAACCGAAGATGGTATCGACTCCCTGCGCTCGCAACGCATGTACTACCCACTGTGCGCCATTCATAGTTACTTCCCCGTCGTAAATCGAGAGAAACAGAATTTTGTGCTACTACTCATCGTCTGCTCCTCGCTTATGTTTTAAAGTCATAAAAAAACCCCCGGACCTTTCGGTGCGGGGGTCTTAGTTCGTTAAGGCTTGATTATTAAGCCTTTCCTCGTCCAAGTGCAGCCCCGCACGGTGGGATAATAATCACCACCACGCTAATCACGACCAGGCTAATCACTCGTAGAAGGGCTGTCATTTTCTGTTCTTTTTGCATCTTGTTCGAAGGAATACCTAAAGAGTTATCACAGATATCGAACCGAACACAACATTTTTTTATAATTCACTTTCTTATTACGCTAATAGTTTAGATAAAAATCATTGTTTTTTATGACAAAAATAGAAAATGAATTATTTTCATTTTTTTGCTGCTCAGCCAAAGCCGAGAAGTAAAGCTTATTGCTGTTTGCGAGCGGTCTTCCATGACGATGAAAAGATTACAATTTCGGGGAAATAATAAGGAACAGACCGCGTAAAAACGCGATTTGCCGATAAAAATGGGCATTTCATGGTGGCATAGTAGCGCTTCAAGGAGGCTCTTTATGTCACTGTCGGTTGTTTATACCCGCGCTGCGTTAGGCGTTAAAGCGCCGCTGATTTCCGTAGAAGTTCACCTCAGTAATGGCCTGCCGGGCTTAACCCTGGTCGGCCTGCCGGAAACTACCGTCAAGGAAGCCAGAGACCGGGTACGTAGCGCAATCATCAATAGCGGTTATACCTTTCCAGCCAAAAAGATCACCATCAATCTGGCCCCTGCCGATTTACCCAAGGAAGGCGGGCGATATGATTTACCTATCGCCATTGCGCTTCTCGCCGCCTCTGAGCAGCTCTCCTCTTCCCGACTGAGCGCATACGAGTTTGTAGGTGAGCTGGCGCTTACAGGCGCATTAAGAGGGGTTCCTGGCGCGATATCTGGCGCTCTGGCGGCCATTCAGGCTGGCAGAGAGATTATCGTCGCCAACGATAACGCTGCCGAAGTCAGCCTTATTGAACAAAAAGGCTGCCTGGTGGCAGAACACTTGCAGGAAGTATGCGCTTTTCTTGAAGGTCGCCACGAGCTGGCTGCGCCCGTTCAGGAGCCGTTTGAGGTAGAAAACAGCGATCAGGACCTCAGCGATATTATCGGCCAGGAGCAGGGCAAACGGGCGCTGGAGATCACCGCGGCCGGCGCGCACAATCTGCTACTCATTGGCCCACCCGGCACTGGCAAAACCATGCTCGCGAGTCGGCTCAATGGCCTGTTGCCGCCACTCAGCAACCATGAGGCGCTGGAGAGTGCGGCAATCGTCAGTCTGGTCAACGCCACATCGATGTATAAGCAGTGGCGCCGGCGTCCCTTTCGGGCACCACACCACAGCGCCTCGCTCATGGCCATGGTGGGCGGGGGTGCTATCCCCGCGCCGGGAGAGATCTCGCTGGCGCATAACGGCATTCTCTTTCTGGATGAGTTACCCGAGTTTGAACGGCGCGTGCTGGATGCCTTACGCGAGCCTATCGAATCAGGCCAGATTAATATCTCCCGTACCCGCGCCAAGATCAGTTATCCGGCTCGCTTTCAGCTTATCGCCGCCATGAACCCCAGCCCAACGGGACACTATCAGGGTAACCATAATCGCTGTTCGCCCGAACAGACGCTCCGCTACCTGGGACGCCTGTCGGGCCCGTTCCTCGATCGCTTCGATTTATCGCTTGAGATCCCGCTCCCACCGCCAGGGTTGCTAAGCCAGGCGCACAAAGCAGGAGAAACCAGTCTCACCGTACGAAACAGAGTGCTCGCCGCGCAGGAACGTCAGCGGGTGCGGCAGAATAAACTCAATGCTCATCTGGATAATGCGGAGATCCGCAGGTATTGCCCCCTCATGGCAGAGGATGCCCTGTGGCTGGAAGAGACCCTTACCCGGTTCGGCCTGTCGGTGCGTGCCTGGCAGCGGCTGCTAAAGGTGGCCCGCACGATTGCTGACCTGGAAGAGAGTGAAAAGATTGAACGCAGGCATTTGCAGGAAGCCCTGAGCTATCGTGCTATTGACCGTCTGCTGTTGCACCTGCAAAAGATGCTGGAATGAAAAAAGGGGCCGTAGCCCCTTCTTCTTAATCGTCTGATTCGGTGTAGTCTTCCGCACCTTCCATCTGTGGTTTACCACCAGACAGGGTATGGAAACGCTTTGGACGTTTGATACGTGCCATATACTTGATCCATACGCGCTCCGCTTCCGTTACCGGCTCACGCTCGCCACGGCAGACGGCAACAAACGATTTTTCGTCTTCAGTGGAGGGTTCGCGTTTTCCCAAATCCAGTTCATTGAAAGCATAACCGTGGCGCTCAAGCAGTTGTGCTTCTTTGATGGTGAAATCACCATGGCGAGAAAATCCGCGTGGATAATTTTTATTGTCGAAAAAACGATTAGTCGTCGTAAAGCTTTCCGCCATCCTACACGCTCCTATATCTTTGGCCGAGCTATTTATGGCGCGGAGTATTAGTTACGCTTGACAGAGCGTCCAACAAAACATTTAAATCATAACGACAAATTATTTTGCGGAGAAAACCGTGGATACGGAATTGCTAAAAACTTTCCTCGAAGTGAGCAGAACTCGCCACTTTGGGCGCGCCGCAGAAGCGCTTTATCTGACGCAGTCGGCGGTGAGCTTTCGTATTCGGCAGCTTGAAAATCAGCTTGGGGTGAACCTTTTCACCCGCCACCGCAACAACATTCGCTTAACGCCCGCAGGTGAAAAGCTTCTGCCGTATGCAGAAACTTTGATGAACACCTGGCAGGCCGCGCGTAAAGAGGTTGCCCATACCTCAAAGCATAATGAGTTTTCTATCGGTGCCAGCGCCTCTTTATGGGAGTGCATGCTAAGCCCCTGGCTGAGCCGGCTGTATCGCTCTCACGGACAGCTGCAGTTTGAGGCTCGCATTGCGCAGCGGCAGTCGCTGGTGAAGCAGTTACATGAACGTCAGCTGGATCTGCTGATCACCACCGAAGCCCCGAAAATGGATGAATTTAGCAGCCAGATCCTCGGGCAGTTCACCCTGGCGCTTTATGCTGCTGAACCGTCAGCCATGAAAAGCGACCTGAACTATCTGCGACTCGAATGGGGCCCCGATTTTCAGCCGCATGAAGCGGGTTTGATTGCCATTGACGATGTGCCGATCCTGACCACCAGTTCGGCCGAGATAGCCTGCCAGCAACTCGCCTCGCTAAAGGGTTGCACCTGGTTGCCACAGCGCTGGGCCAGTCAAAAAGCCGGACTGTATACGGTGGCGGATTCAGCCCTGCTCCAGAGGCCTCTGTATGCCATCTGGCTGCAGAACAGCGACAAGCAAGGACAAATTAAAGATCTGCTCAAAATCAACGTGATGGATTAAGGGATATGTTGCAGGGACGCAACGCAAAGACACTACAGAGGGAGGGTTTTGCTTTCTGAAAGGCAAAAAAAAATCCTTTGCCGAAGCAAAGGATCCTTTATATGGCAGGGGCGGAGAGACTCGAACTCGCGACACCCGGTTTTGGAGACCGGTGCTCTACCAACTGAGCTACGCCCCTAAATTTCTTACTACTAAGCCTGCTAATAAAGCAGGCTTAGTTTAAATAGGTGGCGGAACGGACGGGACTCGAACCCGCGACCCCCTGCGTGACAGGCAGGTATTCTAACCGACTGAACTACCGCTCCACCGAATACTTCTGTAACCACCGGTTTAATGCCCCGGTTCACTACGTAATTTGATGCCTGGCAGTTCCCTACTCTCGCATGGGGAGACCCCACACTACCATCGGCGCTACGGCGTTTCACTTCTGAGTTCGGCATGGGGTCAGGTGGGACCACCGCGCTACAGCCGCCAGGCAAATTCTGTTTCCGACACGCCCTTCGGGCCTGTCAGTTAATCTGTATCAGCTGAAAATTGTCTCAAATACCGCCGAAACAGCTTCGGCGTTGTAAGGTTAAGCCTCACGGTTCATTAGTATCGGTTAGCTCAACGCATCGCTGCGCTTACACACCCGACCTATCAACGTCGTCGTCTTCAACGTTCCTTCAGGAGCCTTAAAGGCTCAGGGAGAACTCATCTCGGGGCAAGTTTCGTGCTTAGATGCTTTCAGCACTTATCTCTTCCGCATTTAGCTACCGGGCAGTGCCATTGGCATGACAACCCGAACACCAGTGATGCGTCCACTCCGGTCCTCTCGTACTAGGAGCAGCCCCCCCTCAATTCTCCAGCGCCCACGGCAGATAGGGACCGAACTGTCTCACGACGTTCTAAACCCAGCTCGCGTACCACTTTAAACGGCGAACAGCCGTACCCTTGGGACCTACTTCAGCCCCAGGATGTGATGAGCCGACATCGAGGTGCCAAACACCGCCGTCGATATGAACTCTTGGGCGGTATCAGCCTGTTATCCCCGGAGTACCTTTTATCCGTTGAGCGATGGCCCTTCCATACAGAACCACCGGATCACTATGACCTGCTTTCGCACCTGCTCGAGCCGTCACTCTCGCAGTCAAGCTAGCTTATGCCATTGCACTAACCTCCTGATGTCCGACCAGGATTAGCTAACCTTCGTGCTCCTCCGTTACTCTTTAGGAGGAGACCGCCCCAGTCAAACTACCCACCAGACACTGTCCGCAACCCGGGTAACGGGTCCACGTTAGAACACCAGCCATTAAAGGGTGGTATTTCAAGGTTGGCTCCACGCAGACTGGCGTCCACGCTTCAAAGCCTCCCACCTATCCTACACATCAAGGACCAGTGTTCAGTGTCAAGCTATAGTAAAGGTTCACGGGGTCTTTCCGTCTTGCCGCGGGTACACTGCATCTTCACAGCGATTTCAATTTCACTGAGTCTCGGGTGGAGACAGCCTGGCCATCATTACGCCATTCGTGCAGGTCGGAACTTACCCGACAAGGAATTTCGCTACCTTAGGACCGTTATAGTTACGGCCGCCGTTTACCGGGGCTTCGATCAAGAGCTTCGCGTTGCCGCTAACCCCATCAATTAACCTTCCGGCACCGGGCAGGCGTCACACCGTATACGTCCACTTTCGTGTTTGCACAGTGCTGTGTTTTTAATAAACAGTTGCAGCCAGCTGGTATCTTCGACTGATTTCAGCTCCACCCGCAGGGGCTTCACCTACATATCAGCGTGCCTTCTCCCGAAGTTACGGCACCATTTTGCCTAGTTCCTTCACCCGAGTTCTCTCAAGCGCCTTGGTATTCTCTACCTGACCACCTGTGTCGGTTTGGGGTACGATTTGATGTTACCTGATGCTTAGAGGCTTTTCCTGGAAGCAGGGCATTTGTTACTTCAGCACCGTAGTGCCTCGTCATCACACCTCAGCGTTGAAAAGGTACCGGATTTACCTGGAACCTCCGCCTACATGCTTAAACCGGGACAACCGTCGCCCGGCCAACATAGCCTTCTCCGTCCCCCCTTCGCAGTAACACCGAGTACAGGAATATTAACCTGTTTCCCATCGACTACGCCTTTCGGCCTCGCCTTAGGGGTCGACTCACCCTGCCCCGATTAACGTTGGACAGGAACCCTTGGTCTTCCGGCGAGCGGGCTTTTCACCCGCTTTATCGTTACTTATGTCAGCATTCGCACTTCTGATACCTCCAGCAGACCTCACAGTCCACCTTCGACGGCTTACAGAACGCTCCCCTACCCAACAACACATAGTGTCGCTGCCGCAGCTTCGGTGCATGGTTTAGCCCCGTTACATCTTCCGCGCAGGCCGACTCGACCAGTGAGCTATTACGCTTTCTTTAAATGATGGCTGCTTCTAAGCCAACATCCTGGCTGTCTGTGCCTTCCCACATCGTTTCCCACTTAACCATGACTTTGGGACCTTAGCTGGCGGTCTGGGTTGTTTCCCTCTTCACGACGGACGTTAGCACCCGCCGTGTGTCT
This Leclercia sp. S52 DNA region includes the following protein-coding sequences:
- the ilvG gene encoding acetolactate synthase 2 catalytic subunit encodes the protein MNGAQWVVHALRAQGVDTIFGYPGGAIMPIYDALYDGGVEHLLCRHEQGAAMAAIGYARATGKTGVCMATSGPGATNLITGLADALLDSVPVVAITGQVASPFIGTDAFQEVDVLGLSLACTKHSFLVQSLEELPRVMAEAFEVANSGRPGPVLVDIPKDIQVALGDLEPHFSTVENDDAFPFAEVSEASQMLAHAQKPILYVGGGVGMAQAVPALREFIATTKMPAACTLKGLGAVDAHYPYYLGMLGMHGTKAANLAVQECDLLIAVGARFDDRVTGKLNTFAPNAKVIHMDIDPAEMNKLRQAHVALQGDLNALLPALQQPLAIDAWRQHAAEMRREHAWRYDHPGDAIYAPLLLKQLSDRKPADSVVTTDVGQHQMWSAQHMTYTRPENFITSSGLGTMGFGLPAAVGAQVARPEDTVICVSGDGSFMMNVQELGTIKRKQLPVKIVLLDNQRLGMVRQWQQLFFQERYSETTLTDNPDFLVLASAFGIPGQHITRKDQVEAALDEMLSSKGPYLLHVSIDELENVWPLVPPGASNSQMLEKLS
- the ilvX gene encoding peptide IlvX, whose amino-acid sequence is MSSSTKFCFSRFTTGK
- the ilvL gene encoding ilv operon leader peptide — its product is MTALLRVISLVVISVVVIIIPPCGAALGRGKA
- a CDS encoding YifB family Mg chelatase-like AAA ATPase, translated to MSLSVVYTRAALGVKAPLISVEVHLSNGLPGLTLVGLPETTVKEARDRVRSAIINSGYTFPAKKITINLAPADLPKEGGRYDLPIAIALLAASEQLSSSRLSAYEFVGELALTGALRGVPGAISGALAAIQAGREIIVANDNAAEVSLIEQKGCLVAEHLQEVCAFLEGRHELAAPVQEPFEVENSDQDLSDIIGQEQGKRALEITAAGAHNLLLIGPPGTGKTMLASRLNGLLPPLSNHEALESAAIVSLVNATSMYKQWRRRPFRAPHHSASLMAMVGGGAIPAPGEISLAHNGILFLDELPEFERRVLDALREPIESGQINISRTRAKISYPARFQLIAAMNPSPTGHYQGNHNRCSPEQTLRYLGRLSGPFLDRFDLSLEIPLPPPGLLSQAHKAGETSLTVRNRVLAAQERQRVRQNKLNAHLDNAEIRRYCPLMAEDALWLEETLTRFGLSVRAWQRLLKVARTIADLEESEKIERRHLQEALSYRAIDRLLLHLQKMLE
- a CDS encoding DUF413 domain-containing protein — protein: MAESFTTTNRFFDNKNYPRGFSRHGDFTIKEAQLLERHGYAFNELDLGKREPSTEDEKSFVAVCRGEREPVTEAERVWIKYMARIKRPKRFHTLSGGKPQMEGAEDYTESDD
- the hdfR gene encoding HTH-type transcriptional regulator HdfR translates to MDTELLKTFLEVSRTRHFGRAAEALYLTQSAVSFRIRQLENQLGVNLFTRHRNNIRLTPAGEKLLPYAETLMNTWQAARKEVAHTSKHNEFSIGASASLWECMLSPWLSRLYRSHGQLQFEARIAQRQSLVKQLHERQLDLLITTEAPKMDEFSSQILGQFTLALYAAEPSAMKSDLNYLRLEWGPDFQPHEAGLIAIDDVPILTTSSAEIACQQLASLKGCTWLPQRWASQKAGLYTVADSALLQRPLYAIWLQNSDKQGQIKDLLKINVMD